The window CAGCATGAGGACCCCCGGCACCACGAAGGCGAGGGTGAAAAAAAGGCGGTCGCGCAGGATCTCGCGCCACTCCTTCTGGGCGACGATGAAGACGCGCTTCCATTTCATGGGGTCCGGCGCTCCTCCCGCTCGAGGCTCAGCACCCGGTGCACGAAGACGTCCTCCATGCTGAGCGGGCGGGTCACGATCCGCTGGAGGGCGACGCCCCCGGCATCCAGGGCACCCCGGATCCGTGTCTCGCTATCGGCCGGGTCGGGGCTCAGGAGGTGGATGGCGTTGCCGAAAAGGGCCACCCCCTCGAATCCGGCCTCTTCGAGCAGGCCCATGGCCGTCAAAGGCTTCGGGGTCAGGACTTCGATCAGCTTGCCCGCCTCGGCCTCGACCGACTGCTTCATCTCGGCCGGACCGGCATCGGCGACGATCCGGCCTGCGTACATCAACGCCAGGTGGTCGCAGTGCTCCGCCTCGCTCATGTAATGGGTGGTGACGAGGATCGTGACCCGGTCTTCGCGCGAGAGTTTGAAGAGGACGTCCCAGAAGCGGCGGCGGCCGACCGGGTCCACCCCGCTCGTCGGCTCGTCCAGGAAGAGGATCCGGGGCCGATGCACCAGGGCGCAGCCGAGGGCCAGCCGCTGGCGCAGGCCCATCGGAAGCCGGCCTGCCTGGTCGTGCTCGCGTCCTTCGAGCCCGGCCAGGTTCAGGATCCAGGCGGCGCGCTCCCTGGCCAGGCCGCGGCCGAGGCCGTAGATCCCTGCGTAGAGCCGGATGTTTTCGATGACGGTCAGGTCCTGGTAGAGCGAAAAGGCCTGCGACATGTAGCCGATGCGCTCCTTGATGGTCCTGCCGGCCCTCCGCATGTCCGCCCCGGCCACGAGGCCCTCGCCGGCGGTCGGGGGCAGGATGCCCGTGAGCATCTTGATGACGGTGGTCTTGCCGGCGCCGTTGGCCCCGAGCAGGCCGAAGACCTCTCCCTGGGCGACGGTGAAGCTGACCCGGTCCACCGCCCGGAAGGCGCCGAAGTCCCGGACGAGCTCACGGGCCTCGATGGCGTTGCCGGCCGCCTCTCGGCCGGCTGCGGAGGAGGGCGCAGACGGAGCTTTCTCCTCGGCCGCCGGCAGACCCTTTTCCCGGCGGTTGAGCAGGGCGATGAAGACATCCTCCAATTCGGGGTCCAAGGAATAAAGCTCCTCGATCTCCAGCCCATCCAACGCCCGCAGGACCCTTTCCTCGGCGTCCTGGTGCGCTTCCTGCTCGACGAATACCTTGAACCACGGCCCGATGGCCTGGACCTGCGAAAATGAGCGGCGCAGGCGGCTCAAGGCCTCGAGGGGGCGCCCCGTGGGCCGGATGTTCACCTGGGTGCCGGGGACGAGCCGGGTCATTTCGGCGGTTGCCCCTTCGGCCAGGACCTCCCCTCCGTAGAAAAGGGAGCTGCGTTGAAACCGGGCGGCCTCGTCCATGTAGGCCGTCGAAACGAGGGCCGTGATGCCGCGGTCGCGCAGGATGCGCGCCAGGATGGCCCAGAAGTCGCGCCTCGAGACCGGGTCGACGCCTGTCGTAGGTTCGTCGAGGATCACCAGTTCCGGTTCGTGGATCAGGGTGCAGACGAGCCCTAGCTTCTGTTTCATGCCTCCCGAAAGGTTCTTCATCGGCCGCCCGCGGAAAGGCTTCAGGCGCGTCATCGCGAGGAGTGCGTCTTTCCGTTCGGCAAGCTCTCTTTCCGGAAGCAGCCGGAGGCGGGCGAAGAAATCGATGTTCTCCTCGACCGAGAGTTCGGGATACAGGTTGAGACCCAGGCCCTGCGGCATTAAGCCGATCCGCCCCTTGATGCGCTCGGCCGCCCGCTCGCTGTCAAGGGCCGTCCCGAAGACCTGGACCTCGCCGGCATCGAAGGTCAGCACGCCGGCGAGCACCTTCATGAGCGTGCTTTTGCCGGAGCCGTCCGGGCCGATCAGCCCGTAGATCTCTCCGCTGCGGACCTCGAGGCTCACTCCACGAAGGGCGCGGGTCCTGCCGTAGGCCTTTTCGATGGACTCGACGCGGATGACGGGTGGTTCGCCGGGCATAGGATCACCACTGCGGCTCGGTCCACGGGGTTTCCGGGTCCCACTGGATGATGGCGTCGGCCGGCAAGCCCGGGGCGAGGCGATGGTCCGGGTTTTCATCGAGGTAAAGCTTGACGGCGAAGACGAGCTTTACCCGCTCGTCGGGGGTTTGGACCTCCTTGGGGGTGAACTCCGCGTTCGAGGCGATGTATCGGACGCGCGCGGGGAATGGCTGTTCCGGAAAGGCGTCCGTGTAGATGCGGGCCGGCAGGTCCAGCCTGAGCTTGCCGATCTGGATCTCCGGGACGTAGACCTTGAGA of the Desulfatiglans anilini DSM 4660 genome contains:
- a CDS encoding ATP-binding cassette domain-containing protein, producing MPGEPPVIRVESIEKAYGRTRALRGVSLEVRSGEIYGLIGPDGSGKSTLMKVLAGVLTFDAGEVQVFGTALDSERAAERIKGRIGLMPQGLGLNLYPELSVEENIDFFARLRLLPERELAERKDALLAMTRLKPFRGRPMKNLSGGMKQKLGLVCTLIHEPELVILDEPTTGVDPVSRRDFWAILARILRDRGITALVSTAYMDEAARFQRSSLFYGGEVLAEGATAEMTRLVPGTQVNIRPTGRPLEALSRLRRSFSQVQAIGPWFKVFVEQEAHQDAEERVLRALDGLEIEELYSLDPELEDVFIALLNRREKGLPAAEEKAPSAPSSAAGREAAGNAIEARELVRDFGAFRAVDRVSFTVAQGEVFGLLGANGAGKTTVIKMLTGILPPTAGEGLVAGADMRRAGRTIKERIGYMSQAFSLYQDLTVIENIRLYAGIYGLGRGLARERAAWILNLAGLEGREHDQAGRLPMGLRQRLALGCALVHRPRILFLDEPTSGVDPVGRRRFWDVLFKLSREDRVTILVTTHYMSEAEHCDHLALMYAGRIVADAGPAEMKQSVEAEAGKLIEVLTPKPLTAMGLLEEAGFEGVALFGNAIHLLSPDPADSETRIRGALDAGGVALQRIVTRPLSMEDVFVHRVLSLEREERRTP